One window of Klebsiella quasivariicola genomic DNA carries:
- a CDS encoding YfbU family protein produces MEMTNAQRLILSNQYKMMTMLDPDNAERYRRLQTIIERGYGLQMRELDREFGQLTEETCRTVIDIMEMYHALHVSWTNLKDAAGIDERRVTFLGFDAATEARFLGYVRFMVNVEGRYSHFDAGTHGFNSQTPMWEKYQRMLSVWHACPRQYHLSSNEINQIINA; encoded by the coding sequence ATGGAAATGACCAATGCGCAGCGTCTGATTTTATCCAATCAGTACAAAATGATGACGATGCTCGACCCGGACAACGCGGAACGCTACCGTCGTCTGCAAACCATTATTGAGCGTGGGTATGGGCTGCAGATGCGAGAGCTGGACCGCGAGTTCGGCCAGCTGACGGAAGAAACCTGCCGTACCGTTATCGATATCATGGAGATGTACCATGCGCTACATGTCTCCTGGACTAACCTGAAGGATGCGGCCGGTATCGACGAGCGTCGCGTCACCTTCCTCGGCTTTGATGCCGCTACCGAAGCGCGTTTTCTCGGCTACGTGCGCTTTATGGTCAATGTCGAAGGCCGCTACAGTCATTTTGACGCCGGCACCCATGGCTTTAACTCGCAGACCCCAATGTGGGAGAAATACCAGCGAATGCTGAGCGTCTGGCACGCCTGCCCGCGCCAGTATCACCTGAGCAGTAATGAAATTAACCAAATTATTAATGCCTGA
- a CDS encoding sugar phosphatase: protein MQCKGFLFDLDGTLVDSLPVVERSWCKWGDRFAIDHDEILNFIHGKQAITSIRHFMPGRSEEDIQAEFRYLEQMEATDIEGVVALPGALALLNTLNEAGIPWAIVTSGSIPVAHARHRAAGLPMPEVFVTAEQVKHGKPAPDAYLLGAERLGLPAEQCAVVEDAPAGLLSGLAAGCRTIAVNVPADAPRLDEADLVLSSLEDLLVERQANGFVNVRLKA from the coding sequence GTGCAGTGTAAAGGTTTCCTGTTCGATTTAGACGGGACGCTGGTGGATTCCTTGCCGGTGGTGGAGCGTTCATGGTGTAAGTGGGGGGATCGTTTCGCCATTGATCATGATGAAATACTCAATTTTATTCACGGCAAGCAGGCTATTACCTCCATTCGCCATTTTATGCCGGGTCGCAGCGAGGAAGATATTCAGGCCGAATTTCGCTACCTCGAGCAGATGGAAGCCACTGACATCGAGGGCGTCGTCGCCCTGCCGGGGGCGTTAGCCCTGCTGAATACGCTCAATGAAGCCGGCATCCCGTGGGCGATTGTGACCTCGGGGTCGATTCCGGTTGCCCATGCGCGTCACCGCGCGGCGGGGCTGCCAATGCCGGAGGTGTTTGTCACCGCTGAGCAGGTGAAACACGGCAAGCCAGCGCCGGATGCCTATCTGCTGGGCGCCGAGCGGCTGGGGTTGCCGGCTGAGCAGTGCGCCGTGGTGGAAGACGCGCCTGCGGGACTGCTCTCCGGACTGGCGGCGGGCTGTCGCACCATCGCGGTCAACGTGCCTGCCGATGCTCCTCGTCTGGATGAAGCTGACCTCGTGTTGAGCAGCCTGGAAGATCTGCTGGTAGAACGCCAGGCGAACGGCTTTGTTAATGTGCGTCTTAAAGCGTAA
- a CDS encoding SLC13 family permease, producing MNGELIWVLSLLAIAVVLFATGKVRMDAIALMVIVAFVLSGTLTLNEAFSGFSDPNVILIAALFIIGDGLVRTGVATKMGAWLVSVAGSSETKMLIYLMLTVAGLGAFMSSTGVVAIFIPVVLSVSARMNTSPSRLMMPLSFAGLISGMMTLVATPPNLVVNSELLREGLHGFSFFSVTPIGLVVLILGIVYMLAVRFMLKTDNGESARDGRKRSTFRDLIREYHLTGRARRLAIRPGSPMIGQRLDDLKLRERYCANVIGVERWRRFRRVIVNVNGVSEFRARDVLLIDMSASDVDLRQFCGEQMLEPMVLRGEYFADQALDVGMAEVALIPDSEMMGKTVREIAFRTRFGLNIVGMKRDGKAMDGSVVDEPLQLGDILLVVGNWRQIALLAKRGRDFVVLNMPVEVDDASPAHSQAPHAIFCLVLMVALMLTDEIPNPIAAIIACLLMGKFRCINAESAYKAIHWPSIILIVGMMPFAQALQKTGGVDLVVKGLMDVAGGEGPYLMLGCLFVMCATIGLFISNTATAVLMAPIALAAAKSMGVSPYPFAMVVAMAASAAFMTPVSSPVNTLVLGPGKYSFSDFVKIGVPFTVLVMVVCVLLIPVLFPF from the coding sequence GTGAACGGTGAATTGATTTGGGTTTTATCCCTCCTGGCCATCGCGGTTGTGCTGTTTGCTACCGGCAAGGTGCGCATGGATGCTATTGCCCTGATGGTTATTGTCGCCTTCGTCCTCAGCGGCACGCTGACGCTGAATGAGGCTTTTTCCGGATTCAGCGATCCTAACGTGATCCTCATTGCCGCCTTGTTTATTATTGGTGACGGCCTGGTGCGCACCGGGGTGGCTACCAAGATGGGGGCCTGGCTGGTGAGCGTGGCTGGCAGCAGCGAAACCAAGATGCTGATCTACCTGATGCTCACCGTCGCCGGGTTGGGCGCCTTCATGAGTTCAACCGGCGTGGTTGCTATTTTCATCCCGGTGGTGCTCAGCGTGTCGGCGCGGATGAATACCTCACCATCGCGGCTGATGATGCCGCTGAGCTTCGCCGGGCTTATCAGTGGGATGATGACCCTGGTCGCAACGCCGCCCAACCTGGTGGTCAACAGTGAACTGCTGCGCGAAGGGCTGCACGGCTTCAGTTTTTTCAGCGTTACGCCGATTGGCCTGGTGGTGCTGATCCTTGGCATCGTCTATATGCTGGCGGTGCGCTTTATGCTGAAAACAGATAATGGCGAATCCGCGCGTGATGGCCGCAAAAGAAGCACATTTCGTGATCTGATCCGCGAATATCACCTCACCGGCCGCGCCCGCCGCCTGGCGATCCGTCCCGGTTCGCCAATGATCGGCCAGCGGCTGGATGATTTAAAACTGCGTGAGCGCTACTGCGCCAACGTCATCGGCGTTGAACGCTGGCGGCGGTTCCGTCGGGTGATTGTTAACGTCAACGGGGTATCGGAATTCCGCGCCCGTGACGTCCTGCTGATCGATATGTCCGCCTCCGATGTCGATTTACGCCAGTTCTGTGGTGAGCAGATGCTCGAGCCGATGGTGCTGCGCGGCGAGTATTTTGCCGATCAGGCGCTGGACGTGGGTATGGCGGAGGTGGCGCTGATCCCGGACTCAGAGATGATGGGTAAAACGGTGCGTGAGATAGCGTTCCGCACCCGGTTTGGTCTCAATATCGTCGGCATGAAACGTGATGGCAAGGCGATGGATGGATCCGTGGTCGATGAGCCGCTGCAGCTCGGCGATATTCTGCTGGTGGTCGGCAACTGGCGGCAAATTGCCCTGCTGGCGAAGCGTGGGCGTGATTTCGTGGTGCTCAATATGCCGGTTGAGGTCGATGACGCTTCGCCGGCACACAGCCAGGCTCCGCACGCGATTTTCTGTCTGGTGCTGATGGTAGCCTTGATGCTCACCGATGAAATTCCCAACCCGATTGCCGCGATCATCGCCTGCCTGCTGATGGGCAAATTCCGCTGCATCAACGCTGAAAGCGCCTATAAGGCGATCCACTGGCCAAGCATTATTCTGATCGTCGGGATGATGCCTTTTGCGCAGGCGCTGCAGAAAACCGGCGGGGTGGATCTGGTGGTCAAGGGGCTGATGGACGTCGCCGGAGGCGAGGGGCCTTATCTGATGCTCGGCTGCCTGTTTGTGATGTGCGCGACGATAGGCCTGTTTATTTCTAATACCGCGACCGCGGTGCTGATGGCGCCTATCGCCTTAGCGGCGGCGAAGTCGATGGGCGTATCGCCGTATCCCTTTGCCATGGTGGTAGCGATGGCGGCATCGGCGGCATTTATGACCCCGGTTTCCTCGCCCGTCAACACCCTGGTGCTTGGCCCGGGTAAGTATTCCTTCAGCGACTTTGTGAAGATTGGCGTCCCTTTCACTGTGCTGGTGATGGTGGTCTGCGTGCTGCTGATTCCGGTACTCTTCCCGTTTTAA
- the yfbR gene encoding 5'-deoxynucleotidase: MSQSHFFAHLSRLKLINRWPLMRNVRTENVSEHSLQVAMVAHALAAIKNRKFGGQVNAERIALLAMYHDASEVLTGDLPTPVKYFNSQIAQEYKAIEKIAQQKLVDMVPDELRDIFEPLIDEHHYSEEEQSIVKQADALCAYLKCLEELSAGNNEFLLAKGRLEKTLESRRSAEMDYFMQVFVPSFQLSLDEISQDSPL; this comes from the coding sequence ATGAGTCAGAGTCATTTCTTTGCCCACCTCTCCCGCCTGAAACTTATCAACCGCTGGCCACTGATGCGCAACGTGCGCACCGAAAATGTTTCCGAGCACAGTCTGCAGGTGGCAATGGTTGCCCACGCGCTGGCGGCGATTAAAAACCGCAAATTTGGCGGCCAGGTCAACGCCGAACGTATCGCTCTGCTGGCGATGTACCACGATGCCTCCGAAGTGCTCACCGGCGATCTGCCTACCCCGGTGAAATACTTCAATTCACAGATTGCCCAGGAATATAAGGCGATTGAAAAGATTGCGCAGCAAAAACTGGTGGATATGGTCCCTGACGAGCTACGGGATATTTTCGAACCGCTGATTGACGAGCACCACTACAGCGAGGAAGAGCAGTCGATCGTCAAACAGGCTGACGCCCTTTGCGCCTACCTGAAATGCCTCGAAGAACTGTCTGCAGGCAACAACGAATTTCTGCTCGCTAAAGGCCGTCTGGAAAAGACCCTGGAATCACGGCGCAGCGCGGAGATGGATTACTTTATGCAGGTATTTGTCCCAAGCTTCCAGCTATCGCTGGATGAAATTAGCCAGGATTCGCCGCTGTAA
- the alaA gene encoding alanine transaminase AlaA: MSPIEKSSKLENVCYDIRGPVLKEAKRLEEEGNKVLKLNIGNPAPFGFEAPDEILVDVIRNLPTAQGYCDSKGLYSARKAIMQHYQARGMRDVTVEDIYIGNGVSELIVQAMQALLNSGDEMLVPAPDYPLWTAAVSLSSGKAVHYLCDESSDWFPDLDDIRAKITPRTRGIVIINPNNPTGAVYSKELLQEIVEIARQHNLIIFADEIYDKILYDDAEHHSIAALAPDLLTVTFNGLSKTYRVAGFRQGWMVLNGPKKHAKGYIEGLEMLASMRLCANVPAQHAIQTALGGYQSISEFIIPGGRLYEQRNRAWELINDIPGVSCMKPKGALYMFPKIDAKRFNIHDDQKMVLDFLLQEKVLLVQGTAFNWPWPDHVRIVTLPREDDLEMAISRFGRFLSGYHQL; encoded by the coding sequence ATGTCCCCCATCGAAAAATCCAGCAAGTTAGAGAACGTCTGTTATGACATCCGCGGCCCGGTTCTGAAAGAAGCGAAACGTCTTGAAGAAGAAGGCAATAAGGTTCTGAAACTGAACATCGGTAACCCGGCGCCGTTCGGCTTCGAGGCCCCCGACGAGATCCTCGTCGACGTCATCCGCAATCTCCCTACCGCCCAGGGGTACTGCGATTCGAAAGGATTGTACTCGGCGCGTAAAGCCATCATGCAGCATTACCAGGCGCGGGGAATGCGCGATGTCACGGTGGAAGATATCTACATTGGTAATGGCGTTTCTGAGCTGATTGTGCAGGCAATGCAGGCGCTGTTAAACAGCGGCGATGAGATGCTGGTTCCCGCCCCCGATTACCCGCTGTGGACAGCGGCGGTGTCGCTTTCCAGCGGCAAGGCGGTACACTACCTGTGCGACGAATCCTCTGACTGGTTCCCGGATCTTGACGATATCCGCGCGAAAATCACCCCGCGCACGCGCGGGATCGTGATCATTAACCCTAACAACCCCACCGGCGCCGTCTACTCCAAAGAACTGCTGCAGGAGATCGTCGAGATCGCCCGCCAGCATAACCTGATCATTTTCGCCGATGAAATCTACGATAAGATCCTCTACGACGACGCCGAGCATCATTCGATTGCCGCTCTCGCGCCTGACCTGCTGACCGTGACCTTCAACGGGCTGTCAAAAACCTACCGCGTTGCCGGCTTCCGTCAGGGCTGGATGGTGCTGAATGGGCCGAAAAAACACGCGAAGGGCTATATTGAAGGGCTGGAGATGCTGGCGTCGATGCGCCTGTGCGCCAACGTCCCGGCCCAGCATGCCATTCAAACCGCGCTCGGCGGCTATCAGAGTATCAGCGAATTTATTATTCCCGGCGGGCGTCTGTATGAACAACGCAATCGCGCCTGGGAGCTGATCAACGATATCCCGGGCGTTTCCTGCATGAAGCCAAAAGGCGCGCTGTATATGTTCCCGAAAATCGACGCGAAGCGCTTTAATATTCACGACGACCAGAAAATGGTGCTTGATTTCCTGCTGCAGGAAAAAGTCCTGTTGGTACAGGGAACCGCCTTTAACTGGCCGTGGCCGGATCATGTGCGCATCGTGACCCTGCCTCGCGAAGACGACCTGGAGATGGCGATCTCCCGCTTTGGCCGCTTCCTCTCCGGCTACCACCAGCTTTAA
- a CDS encoding LysR family transcriptional regulator encodes MINTNRPILNLDLDLLRTFVAVADLNTFAAAAAAVCRTQSAVSQQMQRLEQLVGKELFARHGRNKLLTEQGIQLLGYARKILRFNDEACLSLMYGSLQGGMTIGASEETADTILPFLLNRIGCFYPRMTLEIKVHPHAAIMEMLAEGGVDLALSTHQPDGFSSFTLRTSPTLWYCAAEYVLAKGESIPLILLEEPGPFRQDIITALEAAHVSWHLAHAASSLSGVKAAVKAGLGVTARPVEMMSADLRVAGISDGLPLLPDTRYVVSCNPQTVSELPQAIFQSLSQENSPWCTGSALTPEEGGNTLVL; translated from the coding sequence ATGATTAATACCAATCGTCCGATACTCAACCTCGATCTCGATCTGCTTCGCACCTTCGTGGCGGTCGCCGATCTGAACACCTTCGCCGCCGCCGCCGCCGCGGTATGCCGTACCCAGTCCGCAGTCAGCCAGCAAATGCAACGCCTGGAGCAGCTGGTGGGTAAAGAGCTTTTCGCCCGCCATGGGCGCAACAAACTACTGACCGAACAGGGCATCCAGCTGCTGGGTTATGCCCGTAAAATCCTGCGTTTTAACGATGAGGCCTGCCTGTCGTTGATGTATGGCAGCCTGCAGGGAGGGATGACCATTGGTGCGTCGGAAGAGACGGCCGATACCATCCTGCCGTTTCTGTTAAACCGCATCGGTTGCTTCTATCCCCGAATGACGCTGGAGATTAAAGTGCATCCGCATGCCGCGATCATGGAGATGCTCGCCGAAGGGGGAGTGGATCTGGCATTGTCCACGCATCAGCCTGATGGTTTTAGCTCTTTTACTCTGCGAACGTCGCCCACGCTCTGGTACTGTGCGGCGGAATACGTGCTGGCAAAAGGGGAGTCGATTCCCCTTATCCTGCTGGAGGAGCCGGGTCCGTTCCGTCAGGACATTATTACCGCGCTGGAAGCCGCCCATGTCTCGTGGCATCTGGCCCATGCCGCCTCTTCGCTGTCCGGGGTAAAAGCGGCAGTGAAAGCCGGGCTGGGCGTCACGGCGCGGCCGGTTGAAATGATGAGCGCTGACCTGCGGGTGGCTGGCATCAGCGATGGTTTACCCCTTCTACCTGATACCCGATATGTCGTTAGCTGTAATCCGCAGACGGTGAGCGAACTACCGCAGGCGATTTTCCAGTCTCTGAGTCAGGAGAATTCCCCCTGGTGCACCGGGTCAGCGCTTACTCCGGAAGAGGGAGGAAACACCCTGGTTTTGTGA
- the nuoA gene encoding NADH-quinone oxidoreductase subunit NuoA produces MRMSTSTEVIAHHWAFAIFLIIAIGLCCLMLVGGWYLGGRARARSKNTPFESGIDSVGSARLRLSAKFYLVAMFFVIFDVEALYLYAWSTSIRESGWVGFVEAAIFILVLLAGLVYLVRIGALDWTPARSRRTLVNPETDSPTNRHMQ; encoded by the coding sequence ATGCGTATGTCAACATCCACTGAAGTCATCGCTCATCATTGGGCATTCGCTATATTTCTCATCATCGCTATCGGCCTGTGCTGCCTCATGCTCGTTGGCGGCTGGTACCTTGGCGGTCGCGCGCGCGCGCGTAGCAAAAACACGCCGTTTGAATCGGGGATCGACTCCGTTGGTTCGGCCCGCTTACGTCTTTCTGCGAAGTTTTATCTGGTTGCCATGTTCTTCGTTATCTTCGACGTGGAAGCCCTGTATCTCTACGCATGGTCGACTTCTATCCGCGAGAGCGGCTGGGTCGGCTTTGTGGAAGCCGCAATTTTCATTTTAGTGCTACTGGCTGGTCTGGTTTATCTCGTTCGCATCGGCGCACTGGACTGGACGCCCGCGCGTTCCCGTCGCACGCTGGTTAACCCGGAAACAGACAGTCCCACTAACCGTCATATGCAGTAA